The Jaculus jaculus isolate mJacJac1 chromosome 1, mJacJac1.mat.Y.cur, whole genome shotgun sequence nucleotide sequence TCAGGTGGGAGTTTCAGTGCATCTAAGCCAGACTTTTCTTATAAACTTGAGCAAAAATGGTCTGTGCATCCAAAACAAATTGAGAACTTAAAAACGGTTTCAGATGATTCCTTGTTGGTGACACGGCGTCTAGCAACATCTCAGCCTCCAACTGAAATCAATAAAAAGATTCCTTCTTCTCCAAATACTCAAATGTCGCAAGCAGCTCTACCATTTACAGAACTTGTTATCGAAGACAAACTGGTAGGAGTCGGTTTGCCTCTTGCCCAGGAAGAATTAGACAGCCAAAGCAACTCACAATGTACCGATTTGCCGTTGCCAGAAAATGACTTTGGCAGCTGTGAGATATCCTATTCTCCCCTGCAGAGTGATGAAGAAACTTATGATATAGACGAAAAGCTGGATGACTCACAAGAGCTATTTTTGACCCAAAGCTCTAAAGATGGCAGCCTAGAAGAAGATGACGACAGCCCTGCCATGCTTAAAGAACGCCACGGTCctttgccaaaggacccagagggAAGCAGCCCCGCAGTGGCTAGCTTCTTAGTGCAGGACAAATGTAAGGAATTGCGTAGGTGCAGTGCTCTCAATGATTCATTTCAACTGGTCTCCCAAACAGATGGTCTTCTGTTCTCGCTCTCATCCATGGGGGCATATGCTACTTCAGATTATCAGACCAGCAAAGCAAAACCTGATGAGGCAAAGGAACTTCACTTATCTCCATCAAGTAAGCAGAAACAGGTAACTGAAGAATCAGCTGTTTGCAATCAAGTTTCTCTGCCATTACTTAAGAGCAGTGCGTCAAAACGCTttgaaagggaggaagagggccCGCCTCCAATGCGAAGTCAAACAAGAGAATTACCAAGTAAGAATGCGTGCACTAACAACAGGGCTAACTCAGCCTGTGTCTGCAGAAAGGTATCAAATGGTACCCCTTCCCTTGCTAAGTCTTTGAAACTATCACCCACTGGCCCTAAACTCAGTGCCAGCCAGCCTTCTCCCAAAGTGATGAAGCAAATGGATATAGGTGTGTATTTTGGACTGCCACCCAAAAGACAAACAGAGGAATCGCTGGGGGAAGGGGTGAACTTAGTGCCAGTAGTAAGTCCTAATAAAAAGATGTCCCGGCCAGGcaaaaggaaagcagaaaaatCCTTAAGTGATTTAGAAGTTGATATGAACAATTTAAATGAGAATCAGCTCTCCGTGGAGCTGACTGGTAAGAGCTCGCAGCGTCAAAGAAAGAGATGTAAAAAATCAAACTCACCGCAGGCAGGAGCACGTCAGAGGTCAGGTCACCTTGTTAACCATTCGGAACTGGGAACAGTCAGCTTCAGTAAAAGCAAAGTCTTCAGAAGATCTGCTCATGGCAGGGTGCAGAGAGGAAGCATGCAAAATGCAGAGTCATCTAATGCAGAAGAATTCAGAAGAAAGACCTGTCCATTCTACAAGAAAATACCTGGTAAGCTGAAGTAACATTGTTCCATTTGTCACCAGAGCATTAACTTCATGGTCATTGTCCATGGGTGGGTGTGTATGAAACAATTTTTTGGTTGCTTGTGTTTTGCTCCATTCTCAGCAGTGTTACTAAACAGTCTACACAAGTACTAATCAGGTACAGATTCAGGAAAGTGCAGTGTATTAGCAGGCGAGAACTCAGCTTACTGTGGAAGGGGGAAAGTAACATGTAAAAGGTGGTGTCGAAGCACTTATGAGAAATACAAGACAGTAAGTAGTGTCAAAGAAGGGAAACGTAGCTGGTTGTGCCCATCTTAGTATGTGCCAACCATTCTGAAACGATATTAGAACTTCCCGTCTCTGCCTTTGCATATTCTAATTGCCCACGCCTTCATAGAAAAGCGTGTAGCAGAATGAATTTTATTACTAAAGAAACGAGTAACTCTTCTTAGAAtgtacaataaaacaaacaaaatatagtataaagcatttttgtatgtgttttaCTGGTCCCAAATGTATAATTTGTTCACACTATTTGTGTAGTGCACAGCACAAGTCCTCTTTCTAACTGTCAGCCGTGGACTCGAGGCCCACCACGTGTCGATAGAGCTTAGTTCCTTGCACACTGCCTGTCAGCACAGTTGGCTATTTCTTTGAGAAACACAGCTTAGAACAGGATTTCTCAACAACTTTTCAGTATTGCTCCCCTAGGGAAACTTTTTAggcaatttttttcttgttttccatcctcctccctcagcctgtaATGAGATCCAAGGGCTGTAGATGTACTGTTTATTTTACTATGGCCCTTTGGAGACTTGTAAATGTCTGTAAATTATTTAGcccctaagctttttttttttttttttttttgcctcctgaGAATATCAGTATTCACCCCCGCCCCCCATGAGAAGTCATCCTTTTGAAGTTTGCGTAAAACCATTCCCTTTCACTGCTCTGTAGAAGGTAAGGTTTCTGCTGCTCCTTAAGTACCACAAGAGTGTTAAAGCAAAGAAGCCATTGGTTTGTAGCTTAGTATTTTTTTAGTTAATATTTTGGCGCAAATATTAAAAGTCTCTGTACTGAGATATTTAGCAGACACAGGCTTTCTCCATTTGGTAAATTGGTGTCTGTAAATAGTGAAGTTGTAGTTAGCTTGGAAATGAGAGGCAGACAGCAGAGAGGGCCAGTATTTAATCAGTCAGGTGTCGACCTTGCTGGCTCAGGTGCTGTGGCGTTTCTCGTTGCAGGGACTGGCTTTACTGTGGACGCTTTTCAGTACGGCGTCATTGAGGGCTGCACGGCCTACTTCCTCACCCACTTCCACTCTGACCATTATGCCGGATTGTCTAAAAACTTCACGTGGCCAGTTTATTGTAGTGAGGTAAGTTTTAGTGTTCCAAATTCCAACATTGTGGAATGCTGTGAATTTATAGCAACTTAGTTAAAAAATACCAGTGGGAAATCTAAGAGCCATCATTATGTTAGAACAGATAGGAGAAAACAGATTTCACATCAGATTTCTAAAATCAAATAGCTACTCTTAAAAGTAATGATCTGTTGGTGTGTTTTCTTTTAACATACGTTTTGTTATATGAGAACATTAAGCAATTTCATACTGTACCATCAAGCTTAAGTTTCATTCAGTAAACATTCCTTTTAGTGCGTAAatagatataaaaacaaaatactcagCTTTATGGAGTGGATAGCTTCCAGGGGAAACACTCACACTTATTCCCAGTGGGACTAATATTGCAACCAAAGCACCTCAGACTGGGGAGAAAGCATTCTTTCCTTGTCACACATGGAGTTTACAGTTTCATGGTGAAAGCCATACCTTGAACTAATTAGTAGAAGGTGAGGATTTTAATTTCCAACACTTAGAGCTCTAGCTGTAATTTGAGTTAATCCTCATAGCATTCGGGAAGTATCCTCTTTTCCTTAATGAAGCTCTGAGGCCCAGCTTGCAGAGTGGGCAATGGCAGAGCAAACTTCCCATGCAGGTCTGTTTGATTCCATAGCCACacagaggaaaaagagaatgggtgaggtAGAGCAGAGTTTCGGTAGAGTCACAGGCATCTCAAAATCGCGTGCATCCCAGGCTTTCAGAAAATCCCGAATGGCTAGGACCCGACGTGGGGAAGCAGAGGAGGTAAACCTGTAGTGGTGGGCAGCACCCAGATTGCCAGAGATGAGCCCATAGGAGCAGGCAGGGACTAGAGGAACTGGTTGTGTTTCCTGCTGGGAAAGATGGGCTTTTCAGAGTCAAGGGAGAGCCAGGGTGAATGTCCCAGCAGAAGAGAGGCAGTTATCTTAGGAAGCCTTTCCTGCTGTTGAGATATACATGTGGAGAAGTAGGGAAACCGAAATTATTAAGATGCTGTGGTTCTAAAGTACATGGAAACAAAATCCTTATTTGGTGATTTAGAGCACTGGTGATAGACACCTCCTGTCTTGCAGATAACTGGCAATCTGTTGAAGAACAAGCTTCACATGCAAGAACAGTATGTCCATCAGTTGCCAATGGACACTGAATGCATAGTAGAAGGTGTCAAAGTCGTTCTGCTGGATGCCAATCAGTGAGTATTAAAACCGCCTTTGCAACTGCctggttttaaaagtatttggaaGGAAACTTAATGTTGTGGTTGTTTGAGAACCTTTTTTGTTAAAGCTGGCGTGCTTGATATTTCTTAAACCTAAGTCATTTCTCTACTTTTGAAAGCATAATGTTCTCCATTACAATATCCAAAGTTAAATGCAGAGACATCCTGCTTGTCTAACCCATTtctattgaatatttttaaaacatatttatttatttatttgagagagaaagaggtggggggagagaatgggtgcaccagggcctccagccactgcaaatgaacttcatacacatgcgcccccttgtgcacctggcttacgtaggtcctggagagttgaaccagcatcctttggctttgcaagcaaacaccttaaccactaagccatctctccagcccctattgaatatttttaaaagattgtgtttatttgagggagagaatgggtgtgccaggacctctagccactgcaaacgaactccagatgcagtacTCTGTAGGATAACGGTCACTGTGCTCAGCTAATAAAGTATGGCAACTAAAATAAGTGGTACTGAGGGAAAAGTCTCCTTGCTTCAGATGTTCTGTCTGTGTTACGAATACTGCTGCAAACGCTTGTGTCCAGCTGTCCAGGTGCTGCCATGATCCTTTTCTGTCTTCCCAATGGTGCTGTCCTGTTGCACACCGGCGATTTCCGAGCAGACGCCAGCATGGAACGTTCTCTTCTTGCAGGCCAGAAAGTCCACACGCTCTACTTAGACACCACGTAAGAGACTTTCGCGGGCTGCTTCCTTTCCTTGCTAATGATGGCTGTTATTCTGTACTTTTTGGATAGTGTAATCACTTTCTTAGACAGCCAAAATTGTGATTTATAGCTAATTGTTACTTAAACGTTTTATCCGAGGGAAGCTACTTGTGAATATATCTACTCACTGAAGGGTGAATTTAGGATTACAtgtcttaaatttttgttt carries:
- the Dclre1a gene encoding DNA cross-link repair 1A protein isoform X2, encoding MLEDSFLEEEIWEYKSKSQPKPVPPSNGSANIPESVGKATEGKYQSKRKRNKKRTIGEKEKAKNCDMCPGETDCQMLADSSQNSSSTDCIQQSQDKETTPRKHCRTHKSKQVSPKIRPVYEGYCPNCQMPFSSLLGQTPRWHVFECLDSPTAFDTECPDGLQCTSTIPSHYKKYTHLLLAQSRASNEPFSSPPPPSGGSFSASKPDFSYKLEQKWSVHPKQIENLKTVSDDSLLVTRRLATSQPPTEINKKIPSSPNTQMSQAALPFTELVIEDKLVGVGLPLAQEELDSQSNSQCTDLPLPENDFGSCEISYSPLQSDEETYDIDEKLDDSQELFLTQSSKDGSLEEDDDSPAMLKERHGPLPKDPEGSSPAVASFLVQDKCKELRRCSALNDSFQLVSQTDGLLFSLSSMGAYATSDYQTSKAKPDEAKELHLSPSSKQKQVTEESAVCNQVSLPLLKSSASKRFEREEEGPPPMRSQTRELPSKNACTNNRANSACVCRKVSNGTPSLAKSLKLSPTGPKLSASQPSPKVMKQMDIGVYFGLPPKRQTEESLGEGVNLVPVVSPNKKMSRPGKRKAEKSLSDLEVDMNNLNENQLSVELTGKSSQRQRKRCKKSNSPQAGARQRSGHLVNHSELGTVSFSKSKVFRRSAHGRVQRGSMQNAESSNAEEFRRKTCPFYKKIPGTGFTVDAFQYGVIEGCTAYFLTHFHSDHYAGLSKNFTWPVYCSEITGNLLKNKLHMQEQYVHQLPMDTECIVEGVKVVLLDANHFPMVLSCCTPAISEQTPAWNVLFLQARKSTHCLTVSLRYVFRCHRYCSPEYTFPSQQEVIQFAINTAFEAVTLNPHALVVCGTYCIGKEKVFLAIADVLGSKVGMSQEKYKTLQYLNIPEINSLITTDMCNTVVHLLPMMQINFKCLQSHLKKCGGKYNQIIAFRPTGWTHSNKLTSMADVTPQTKGSISIYGIPYSEHSSYLEMKRFVQWLKPQKIIPVVNVGTLKSRRTMERHFKEWRLEAGY
- the Dclre1a gene encoding DNA cross-link repair 1A protein isoform X1 — translated: MLEDSFLEEEIWEYKSKSQPKPVPPSNGSANIPESVGKATEGKYQSKRKRNKKRTIGEKEKAKNCDMCPGETDCQMLADSSQNSSSTDCIQQSQDKETTPRKHCRTHKSKQVSPKIRPVYEGYCPNCQMPFSSLLGQTPRWHVFECLDSPTAFDTECPDGLQCTSTIPSHYKKYTHLLLAQSRASNEPFSSPPPPSGGSFSASKPDFSYKLEQKWSVHPKQIENLKTVSDDSLLVTRRLATSQPPTEINKKIPSSPNTQMSQAALPFTELVIEDKLVGVGLPLAQEELDSQSNSQCTDLPLPENDFGSCEISYSPLQSDEETYDIDEKLDDSQELFLTQSSKDGSLEEDDDSPAMLKERHGPLPKDPEGSSPAVASFLVQDKCKELRRCSALNDSFQLVSQTDGLLFSLSSMGAYATSDYQTSKAKPDEAKELHLSPSSKQKQVTEESAVCNQVSLPLLKSSASKRFEREEEGPPPMRSQTRELPSKNACTNNRANSACVCRKVSNGTPSLAKSLKLSPTGPKLSASQPSPKVMKQMDIGVYFGLPPKRQTEESLGEGVNLVPVVSPNKKMSRPGKRKAEKSLSDLEVDMNNLNENQLSVELTGKSSQRQRKRCKKSNSPQAGARQRSGHLVNHSELGTVSFSKSKVFRRSAHGRVQRGSMQNAESSNAEEFRRKTCPFYKKIPGTGFTVDAFQYGVIEGCTAYFLTHFHSDHYAGLSKNFTWPVYCSEITGNLLKNKLHMQEQYVHQLPMDTECIVEGVKVVLLDANHCPGAAMILFCLPNGAVLLHTGDFRADASMERSLLAGQKVHTLYLDTTYCSPEYTFPSQQEVIQFAINTAFEAVTLNPHALVVCGTYCIGKEKVFLAIADVLGSKVGMSQEKYKTLQYLNIPEINSLITTDMCNTVVHLLPMMQINFKCLQSHLKKCGGKYNQIIAFRPTGWTHSNKLTSMADVTPQTKGSISIYGIPYSEHSSYLEMKRFVQWLKPQKIIPVVNVGTLKSRRTMERHFKEWRLEAGY